In a single window of the Danio rerio strain Tuebingen ecotype United States chromosome 20, GRCz12tu, whole genome shotgun sequence genome:
- the cep135 gene encoding centrosomal protein of 135 kDa isoform X1, with the protein MTMTTNAERKFINLRKRLDQLGYRQPLAIESLPLVEKLFSDLIHTTESLRNAKLAAGKTEKESRNVDAILEPYKTENARLVKENNEMHLGLLKLREEKDRISRELKAYIRKLDHETSDLKFLNNQYVQKVRSLEKDSNGKTERILQLQEKNMQAVVQTPGGKKRSIPFRRQRMQTDELLPSSGGYVPPAVAQPDDPYIADLLQVADDRIQELQKEVAQLKLDLERAQGGIKHLNKQVEERDKEIERLNRALDGGRPHDVISLEAQNISNEKLIAHLNLQIEYLQETNRSLEQRVDSLQQKKKTVSSEVADLSARNQELCQELTQIDQLAQQLEKDKEMVLETADMELQEAKKAIQRQQRELEGQEEVISTLRRDMADGDHVKDQLRNQLLDLQDQNNKMEGLIHFLEEDKKRLQDKIEAMMQEDKEMVLELERMRARHGMCGKDHSPSRLDAFVKSLEEERNYYREEVERYRLVRGRTDRSPTPVGRGRSPRGRGSWHGKRDGDAELSRVVKERDELQSVLLGFEKHMEDIQTRVKLLTAERDQLSSQCQQAQEELRRVQRELESSELQRRIRDDREQTEAELQRVTAERDALRDRLKVAHSTALTDREQEEFRFLDLENTIEKLEREKADLRAQVTVLKESRVVVEKELKAQSAVLLQNVEEATQQRVESSALRLLQEQMEQSLSDVQHRLSVKTNELQAAHQQIDKLEEKIADLSRHGSSQKDEVVILQNTIASLDREKDTLQDAVDQKTESVVLLQQEVHRKEETLLEVRLTVTDLENSLNQLQAVLSSREREIASLRRQLDQSQEELFSVSRDREVALRENRRLQDDLATMTRENQAVHAEMQEALNERDELKLRVHSYISEVARIESLMAAKEQENRDMLERFRSIHTESEDKELKLQQSEGLNNSIRLELLSSDTERRHLRERVSLQDREIQEHLNALQAYEAQVSSLARAMSRLEEEVQAARAEKASVLADLASVRELCVKLDSSKELTVRQLTSKSMELERVTGELEDVRSEMELLKKQLGSERLTVRNLETLLSTNRQKEFQTHISASEKESELKVLKDRLALADSKTAGHAREVSQLRGKVSQLQTEMDVLKRQLTTERFERERAVQEMRRQGLSFSSLRSSSPLSTSLSPRPASPERSILRTPERSTDKTQDKSVSFKE; encoded by the exons ATGACCATGACGACCAACGCAGAGCGGAAGTTCATCAATCTGCGGAAGCGCTTGGATCAGCTGGGCTACAGGCAGCCGCTGGCCATCGAGAGTCTGCCACTGGTGGAGAAACTCTTCAG TGACCTGATCCACACCACAGAGAGTCTCAGGAATGCCAAGcttgctgcaggtaagacagaaaAGGAGAGCCGCAATGTGGATGCTATTCTGGAGccatataaaacagaaaatgccCGGCTAGTCAAAGAAAACAACGAGATGCACCTTGGGCTTTTGAAACTGAGAGAAGAGAAGGATCGGATCAGCAGGG AGTTAAAGGCGTACATCAGGAAACTGGACCATGAAACATCCGATCTGAAATTCCTTAATAATCAGTATGTGCAGAAAGTTCGGTCCCTTGAGAAGGACAGCAATGGCAAGACAGAGCGCATCCTACAGCTGCAGGAGAAGAACATGCAAGCTGTTGTGCAGACACCAG GAGGAAAGAAGCGATCGATCCCATTTAGACGGCAAAGGATGCAGACAGATGAACTCCTCCCATCCTCTGGTGGCTATGTCCCTCCAGCTGTTGCTCAGCCAGATGATCCCTATATCGCTGACCTTCTTCAGGTGGCTGATGACAG GATACAGGAGCTTCAAAAAGAAGTGGCACAGCTCAAGCTCGACCTTGAGAGAGCACAGGGAGGAATCAAACATCTCAACAAACAG GTGGAAGAGCGAGATAAAGAAATTGAACGTCTGAATCGAGCTCTGGATGGTGGCCGGCCTCATGATGTCATCTCCTTGGAGGCTCAAAACATCAGCAATGAAAAGCTTATTGCTCACTTGAACCTGCAG ATAGAGTATCTGCAGGAGACCAACAGATCCCTGGAGCAGAGAGTCGACAGCCTGCAGCAAAAGAAGAAGACCGTGTCCAGTGAGGTGGCTGACCTGAGCGCTAGAAATCAGGAGTTGTGTCAGGAGCTTACTCAGATAGACCAGCTCGCCCAGCAGCTGGAGAAAGACAAGGAGATGGTGCTGGAGACTGCTGACATGGAGCTGCAAGAAGCCAAG AAAGCAATTCAGCGTCAGCAGCGGGAGCTTGAGGGCCAGGAGGAGGTCATCTCTACATTAAGACGA GATATGGCAGATGGAGATCATGTAAAAGATCAACTGAGGAATCAGCTACTTGATCTTCAAGATCAAAACAACAAGATGGAGGGACTGATTCACTTTCTGGAAGAAGATAAAAAAAGACTTCAAGACAAAATAGAAGCAATGATGCAGGAAG ACAAGGAGATGGTTTTAGAATTGGAGAGAATGCGGGCGAGGCATGGCATGTGTGGCAAGGATCACTCTCCATCGCGTCTGGATGCCTTTGTTAAGAGTTTAGAGGAGGAAAGGAATTATTACAGAGAAGAGGTGGAGCGATACCGTCTGGTTAGGGGCAGGACAGACAGAAGCCCCACTCCTGTAGGCCGAGGGAGGAGCCCCAGAGGAAGAGGCAGCTGGCATGGAAAG AGAGATGGAGATGCAGAGCTCTCGCGAGTAGTGAAAGAGAGGGATGAGCTGCAGTCAGTGCTGCTGGGCTTTGAAAAGCACATGGAGGACATCCAGACCAGAGTTAAACTACTGACTGCAGAGAGAGACCAGCTCAGCTCTCAGTGCCAGCAG GCTCAGGAGGAGCTGAGACGTGTCCAAAGAGAGCTTGAGTCTTCTGAACTCCAACGCAGGATCAGAGACGACAGGGAACAGACTGAAGCTGAACTCCAGAGAGTTACTGCTGAGAGAGATGCACTCAGAGACAGACTCAAG GTTGCTCACAGCACTGCTCTGACAGACCGAGAACAGGAGGAGTTCAGGTTTCTTGACCTGGAGAACACCATAGAGAAG TTGGAGAGAGAGAAGGCTGATCTGCGGGCTCAGGTCACTGTGCTGAAGGAAAGTCGTGTGGTTGTAGAGAAGGAGCTGAAGGCTCAGTCAGCAGTGCTGCTCCAGAATGTAGAGGAAGCCACACAGCAGAGAGTTGAGAGCAGCGCACTCAG gCTTCTGCAGGAGCAGATGGAGCAGTCTCTTTCAGATGTTCAGCACAGATTATCTGTGAAGACTAATGAACTGCAGGCAGCTCACCAACAGATTGACAAACTAGAAGAGAAAATTG cTGATCTTAGTAGACACGGTTCATCTCAGAAGGATGAGGTTGTGATTCTGCAAAACACCATAGCATCTCTAGACAGGGAGAAAGACACTCTGCAGGACGCTGTAGACCAGAAGACGGAAAGTGTTGTGCTGCTGCAGCAGGAGGTCCACCGGAAG GAAGAGACTCTGTTGGAAGTCCGACTAACAGTCACAGACCTGGAGAACTCTCTGAA TCAGCTTCAGGCAGTGTTGAGCAGTCGAGAGAGAGAAATCGCTAGTCTGCGCAGGCAGCTAGACCAATCACAAGAGGAACTCTTTTCTGTCAGTCGAGACCGAGAAGTCGCACTCCGAGAGAACCGCAGGTTACAGGACGATCTGGCCACCATGACCAGAGAAAACCAG GCAGTGCATGCAGAGATGCAGGAAGCTCTGAACGAGAGGGATGAACTAAAGCTCAGAGTTCACTCCTACATCTCAGAGGTGGCACGGATAGAAAGCCTAATGGCTGCCAAG GAACAGGAGAACAGGGATATGCTGGAGCGTTTCCGATCCATCCACACTGAGTCAGAGGATAAAGAGCTGAAGCTGCAGCAGTCAGAAGGGCTAAACAACTCTATCAGACTGGAGCTGCTCTCATCCGACACGGAGCGCAGGCACCTCCGAGAGAGAGTCTCACTGCAGGACAGAGAGATACAGGAG CACTTGAACGCTCTGCAAGCATACGAAGCTCAGGTGTCGTCTTTGGCACGCGCAATGTCTCGGTTAGAAGAGGAAGTCCAGGCTGCTCGAGCTGAAAAAGCCTCAGTGTTGGCAGATCTGGCCTCTGTCAGAGAACTGTGTGTTAAACTGGACTCCAGCAAAGAGCTCACGGTTCGCCAGCTGACATCCAAGAGCATGGAGCTAGAGAGA GTGACGGGTGAACTGGAGGATGTGCGCTCTGAAATGGAGCTCCTGAAGAAACAGCTGGGGAGTGAGCGGCTTACGGTGCGCAATCTGGAGACGCTGCTGTCCACCAATCGACAGAAGGAGTTTCAGACGCACATCAGTGCCAGCGAGAAAGAGTCTGAACTCAAAGTGCTGAAGGACCGCCTCGCCCTCGCTGACAGCAAAAC gGCTGGTCATGCTAGAGAGGTTTCCCAGCTGCGGGGTAAAGTATCTCAGCTTCAGACAGAAATGGATGTCCTCAAGAGACAGTTAACTACTGAACGCTTTGAAAG
- the cep135 gene encoding centrosomal protein of 135 kDa translates to MTMTTNAERKFINLRKRLDQLGYRQPLAIESLPLVEKLFSDLIHTTESLRNAKLAAGKTEKESRNVDAILEPYKTENARLVKENNEMHLGLLKLREEKDRISRELKAYIRKLDHETSDLKFLNNQYVQKVRSLEKDSNGKTERILQLQEKNMQAVVQTPGGKKRSIPFRRQRMQTDELLPSSGGYVPPAVAQPDDPYIADLLQVADDRIQELQKEVAQLKLDLERAQGGIKHLNKQVEERDKEIERLNRALDGGRPHDVISLEAQNISNEKLIAHLNLQIEYLQETNRSLEQRVDSLQQKKKTVSSEVADLSARNQELCQELTQIDQLAQQLEKDKEMVLETADMELQEAKKAIQRQQRELEGQEEVISTLRRDMADGDHVKDQLRNQLLDLQDQNNKMEGLIHFLEEDKKRLQDKIEAMMQEDKEMVLELERMRARHGMCGKDHSPSRLDAFVKSLEEERNYYREEVERYRLVRGRTDRSPTPVGRGRSPRGRGSWHGKRDGDAELSRVVKERDELQSVLLGFEKHMEDIQTRVKLLTAERDQLSSQCQQAQEELRRVQRELESSELQRRIRDDREQTEAELQRVTAERDALRDRLKVAHSTALTDREQEEFRFLDLENTIEKLEREKADLRAQVTVLKESRVVVEKELKAQSAVLLQNVEEATQQRVESSALRLLQEQMEQSLSDVQHRLSVKTNELQAAHQQIDKLEEKIADLSRHGSSQKDEVVILQNTIASLDREKDTLQDAVDQKTESVVLLQQEVHRKEETLLEVRLTVTDLENSLNQLQAVLSSREREIASLRRQLDQSQEELFSVSRDREVALRENRRLQDDLATMTRENQAVHAEMQEALNERDELKLRVHSYISEVARIESLMAAKEQENRDMLERFRSIHTESEDKELKLQQSEGLNNSIRLELLSSDTERRHLRERVSLQDREIQEHLNALQAYEAQVSSLARAMSRLEEEVQAARAEKASVLADLASVRELCVKLDSSKELTVRQLTSKSMELERVTGELEDVRSEMELLKKQLGSERLTVRNLETLLSTNRQKEFQTHISASEKESELKVLKDRLALADSKTAGHAREVSQLRGKVSQLQTEMDVLKRQLTTERFERERAVQEMRRQGLSFSSLRSSSPLSTSLSPRPASPERSILRTPERSTDKTQDK, encoded by the exons ATGACCATGACGACCAACGCAGAGCGGAAGTTCATCAATCTGCGGAAGCGCTTGGATCAGCTGGGCTACAGGCAGCCGCTGGCCATCGAGAGTCTGCCACTGGTGGAGAAACTCTTCAG TGACCTGATCCACACCACAGAGAGTCTCAGGAATGCCAAGcttgctgcaggtaagacagaaaAGGAGAGCCGCAATGTGGATGCTATTCTGGAGccatataaaacagaaaatgccCGGCTAGTCAAAGAAAACAACGAGATGCACCTTGGGCTTTTGAAACTGAGAGAAGAGAAGGATCGGATCAGCAGGG AGTTAAAGGCGTACATCAGGAAACTGGACCATGAAACATCCGATCTGAAATTCCTTAATAATCAGTATGTGCAGAAAGTTCGGTCCCTTGAGAAGGACAGCAATGGCAAGACAGAGCGCATCCTACAGCTGCAGGAGAAGAACATGCAAGCTGTTGTGCAGACACCAG GAGGAAAGAAGCGATCGATCCCATTTAGACGGCAAAGGATGCAGACAGATGAACTCCTCCCATCCTCTGGTGGCTATGTCCCTCCAGCTGTTGCTCAGCCAGATGATCCCTATATCGCTGACCTTCTTCAGGTGGCTGATGACAG GATACAGGAGCTTCAAAAAGAAGTGGCACAGCTCAAGCTCGACCTTGAGAGAGCACAGGGAGGAATCAAACATCTCAACAAACAG GTGGAAGAGCGAGATAAAGAAATTGAACGTCTGAATCGAGCTCTGGATGGTGGCCGGCCTCATGATGTCATCTCCTTGGAGGCTCAAAACATCAGCAATGAAAAGCTTATTGCTCACTTGAACCTGCAG ATAGAGTATCTGCAGGAGACCAACAGATCCCTGGAGCAGAGAGTCGACAGCCTGCAGCAAAAGAAGAAGACCGTGTCCAGTGAGGTGGCTGACCTGAGCGCTAGAAATCAGGAGTTGTGTCAGGAGCTTACTCAGATAGACCAGCTCGCCCAGCAGCTGGAGAAAGACAAGGAGATGGTGCTGGAGACTGCTGACATGGAGCTGCAAGAAGCCAAG AAAGCAATTCAGCGTCAGCAGCGGGAGCTTGAGGGCCAGGAGGAGGTCATCTCTACATTAAGACGA GATATGGCAGATGGAGATCATGTAAAAGATCAACTGAGGAATCAGCTACTTGATCTTCAAGATCAAAACAACAAGATGGAGGGACTGATTCACTTTCTGGAAGAAGATAAAAAAAGACTTCAAGACAAAATAGAAGCAATGATGCAGGAAG ACAAGGAGATGGTTTTAGAATTGGAGAGAATGCGGGCGAGGCATGGCATGTGTGGCAAGGATCACTCTCCATCGCGTCTGGATGCCTTTGTTAAGAGTTTAGAGGAGGAAAGGAATTATTACAGAGAAGAGGTGGAGCGATACCGTCTGGTTAGGGGCAGGACAGACAGAAGCCCCACTCCTGTAGGCCGAGGGAGGAGCCCCAGAGGAAGAGGCAGCTGGCATGGAAAG AGAGATGGAGATGCAGAGCTCTCGCGAGTAGTGAAAGAGAGGGATGAGCTGCAGTCAGTGCTGCTGGGCTTTGAAAAGCACATGGAGGACATCCAGACCAGAGTTAAACTACTGACTGCAGAGAGAGACCAGCTCAGCTCTCAGTGCCAGCAG GCTCAGGAGGAGCTGAGACGTGTCCAAAGAGAGCTTGAGTCTTCTGAACTCCAACGCAGGATCAGAGACGACAGGGAACAGACTGAAGCTGAACTCCAGAGAGTTACTGCTGAGAGAGATGCACTCAGAGACAGACTCAAG GTTGCTCACAGCACTGCTCTGACAGACCGAGAACAGGAGGAGTTCAGGTTTCTTGACCTGGAGAACACCATAGAGAAG TTGGAGAGAGAGAAGGCTGATCTGCGGGCTCAGGTCACTGTGCTGAAGGAAAGTCGTGTGGTTGTAGAGAAGGAGCTGAAGGCTCAGTCAGCAGTGCTGCTCCAGAATGTAGAGGAAGCCACACAGCAGAGAGTTGAGAGCAGCGCACTCAG gCTTCTGCAGGAGCAGATGGAGCAGTCTCTTTCAGATGTTCAGCACAGATTATCTGTGAAGACTAATGAACTGCAGGCAGCTCACCAACAGATTGACAAACTAGAAGAGAAAATTG cTGATCTTAGTAGACACGGTTCATCTCAGAAGGATGAGGTTGTGATTCTGCAAAACACCATAGCATCTCTAGACAGGGAGAAAGACACTCTGCAGGACGCTGTAGACCAGAAGACGGAAAGTGTTGTGCTGCTGCAGCAGGAGGTCCACCGGAAG GAAGAGACTCTGTTGGAAGTCCGACTAACAGTCACAGACCTGGAGAACTCTCTGAA TCAGCTTCAGGCAGTGTTGAGCAGTCGAGAGAGAGAAATCGCTAGTCTGCGCAGGCAGCTAGACCAATCACAAGAGGAACTCTTTTCTGTCAGTCGAGACCGAGAAGTCGCACTCCGAGAGAACCGCAGGTTACAGGACGATCTGGCCACCATGACCAGAGAAAACCAG GCAGTGCATGCAGAGATGCAGGAAGCTCTGAACGAGAGGGATGAACTAAAGCTCAGAGTTCACTCCTACATCTCAGAGGTGGCACGGATAGAAAGCCTAATGGCTGCCAAG GAACAGGAGAACAGGGATATGCTGGAGCGTTTCCGATCCATCCACACTGAGTCAGAGGATAAAGAGCTGAAGCTGCAGCAGTCAGAAGGGCTAAACAACTCTATCAGACTGGAGCTGCTCTCATCCGACACGGAGCGCAGGCACCTCCGAGAGAGAGTCTCACTGCAGGACAGAGAGATACAGGAG CACTTGAACGCTCTGCAAGCATACGAAGCTCAGGTGTCGTCTTTGGCACGCGCAATGTCTCGGTTAGAAGAGGAAGTCCAGGCTGCTCGAGCTGAAAAAGCCTCAGTGTTGGCAGATCTGGCCTCTGTCAGAGAACTGTGTGTTAAACTGGACTCCAGCAAAGAGCTCACGGTTCGCCAGCTGACATCCAAGAGCATGGAGCTAGAGAGA GTGACGGGTGAACTGGAGGATGTGCGCTCTGAAATGGAGCTCCTGAAGAAACAGCTGGGGAGTGAGCGGCTTACGGTGCGCAATCTGGAGACGCTGCTGTCCACCAATCGACAGAAGGAGTTTCAGACGCACATCAGTGCCAGCGAGAAAGAGTCTGAACTCAAAGTGCTGAAGGACCGCCTCGCCCTCGCTGACAGCAAAAC gGCTGGTCATGCTAGAGAGGTTTCCCAGCTGCGGGGTAAAGTATCTCAGCTTCAGACAGAAATGGATGTCCTCAAGAGACAGTTAACTACTGAACGCTTTGAAAG